A window of Clostridium sp. 'White wine YQ' contains these coding sequences:
- a CDS encoding ABC transporter permease, giving the protein MGLLENFKMAKESIVSNKLRSFLTMLGIIIGISSVIAILSLGAGGKASITGELEKIGSSSAQIKVDTQEASKGDYFTLKDVDYLKEKGENIKYASASASRQSTIRYKDKGKRAYMTGSNEDMKYVQNSEILYGRFFNEKEVEDGKDVIVIDDITASYLFGYKDAVDETITLGKDANIKKFKIVGVTKSASYMGGSFNDQMPAMVNVPITALRNMYDDLSIDNIYIVSNSKETTEDAINESLNILSSKHNNRGEDLYSGEKLLKQVDQVNKIIDIFTSFIGAVAAISLVVGGIGVMNIMLVSVTERTREIGIRKAIGATTNAILIQFLTESVIISLIGGLIGMIFGIMGAYAIGSYADVTPVLSLRDIILVILFSSSVGIFFGIYPARKAAKLDPIDALRYE; this is encoded by the coding sequence ATGGGATTGTTAGAAAACTTTAAAATGGCAAAGGAAAGTATAGTTTCTAATAAATTAAGAAGCTTCTTGACAATGCTTGGAATAATAATTGGAATAAGTTCCGTTATAGCAATATTATCATTAGGGGCAGGAGGCAAGGCAAGTATAACTGGAGAACTAGAAAAAATAGGTTCCTCATCAGCTCAAATTAAAGTAGATACTCAAGAAGCTTCAAAAGGAGATTATTTTACCTTAAAAGACGTAGATTATTTAAAAGAAAAAGGTGAAAATATTAAATATGCATCAGCTTCAGCTTCAAGGCAAAGTACAATAAGGTATAAAGATAAAGGCAAAAGAGCATATATGACAGGTAGTAATGAAGATATGAAGTATGTGCAAAATTCTGAGATATTATATGGTAGATTCTTTAATGAAAAAGAAGTCGAAGATGGAAAAGATGTCATAGTAATCGATGATATTACAGCATCTTATTTATTTGGATATAAGGATGCAGTAGATGAGACCATAACTTTAGGTAAGGATGCCAATATTAAAAAATTTAAAATAGTAGGTGTTACAAAAAGTGCTTCCTACATGGGAGGATCGTTTAATGATCAAATGCCTGCAATGGTAAATGTTCCAATTACTGCATTAAGAAATATGTATGATGATTTATCTATTGATAATATATATATTGTATCAAATAGTAAGGAAACAACTGAAGATGCAATAAATGAGTCATTAAATATTCTAAGCTCAAAGCATAATAATCGTGGAGAAGATTTATATAGTGGAGAAAAACTATTAAAGCAGGTAGATCAAGTTAATAAGATAATAGATATTTTTACATCTTTCATAGGCGCAGTAGCAGCTATTTCTCTTGTAGTTGGAGGAATAGGAGTTATGAATATTATGTTAGTTTCAGTAACAGAAAGAACTAGAGAAATTGGAATAAGAAAAGCAATTGGAGCTACTACTAATGCAATACTCATCCAATTTTTAACTGAATCAGTAATTATATCACTAATAGGTGGACTTATAGGTATGATTTTTGGAATTATGGGAGCTTATGCTATTGGCAGCTATGCGGATGTTACGCCTGTATTATCACTCAGGGATATTATTTTAGTTATTCTTTTCTCCTCTTCTGTTGGTATATTTTTCGGTATATATCCTGCGAGAAAAGCTGCTAAGTTAGATCCAATTGACGCATTAAGATATGAATAA
- a CDS encoding metal ABC transporter permease: MLSYEFMQKALLAGLMISILCPSIGLFIVLRRYSMIGDTLSHSSFAGVAIGLVSGINPLFTSLAFTTLCAVVIEFLRGYFKKYAELVMSIVLTLSLGLAIILVSSGKTTAKVSSYLFGSILTVNSSELLLIFIVSIICMVVLYFLYNQLVYITFDEEGAKVSGVKVKVINYIFTLLIGATISVSIRIMGILVISSIIVVPVATALVIKKGFKTTLLLSIIFGMIDVLGGLILSYYGNTAPGGTIALMSVITLILVIIFNKNNY; this comes from the coding sequence ATGCTATCATATGAATTTATGCAAAAAGCTCTTTTAGCAGGACTTATGATTTCAATTCTTTGTCCTAGTATTGGATTGTTTATTGTACTTCGCCGCTATTCTATGATTGGAGATACACTTTCTCACTCCTCCTTTGCAGGGGTTGCCATTGGCCTTGTAAGTGGTATTAATCCATTGTTTACCTCTCTTGCTTTTACAACTTTATGTGCTGTTGTAATTGAATTTTTAAGAGGATATTTTAAAAAATATGCTGAACTTGTTATGTCAATTGTTCTTACTTTAAGTTTGGGTCTTGCAATTATTCTTGTAAGTTCTGGTAAAACAACTGCCAAAGTAAGTTCATATCTATTTGGAAGTATACTAACTGTAAACTCTAGTGAGTTATTATTGATATTTATTGTATCCATAATATGTATGGTGGTTCTCTATTTTTTATATAACCAACTAGTGTATATTACTTTCGATGAAGAAGGTGCAAAAGTTTCTGGTGTTAAGGTAAAAGTAATAAACTATATTTTCACCTTACTAATTGGAGCAACTATCTCTGTATCTATTAGAATAATGGGAATATTAGTGATTTCCTCAATAATAGTAGTTCCAGTTGCTACTGCATTGGTTATAAAGAAAGGATTTAAAACCACTCTATTGCTTTCAATTATATTTGGGATGATTGATGTTTTAGGTGGGCTAATATTATCTTATTATGGAAATACTGCTCCAGGTGGAACCATTGCTTTAATGAGTGTTATAACTTTAATACTAGTAATTATATTCAATAAAAATAATTATTAA
- a CDS encoding DUF4397 domain-containing protein: protein MNYFQNQSSKNGLGELFTNTLPQMEIFVRFFNTSPNISSIDVYIDDILAFSNIKYKEYSIYVPLITGEHKISIFLSRDNKLPIASKIIELSPHSIYTIAIINKLNVLDLIPIIDGNKSYSFGTAFFRFIHLSPEAPLLNLVNKKDKKLFKYIEFEESTGYLPLTPGKYNFTISSSTNNVIYLRVQPINLIANNFYTLYVVGLLNNCPKMETFIVKDGL, encoded by the coding sequence ATGAATTATTTTCAAAATCAATCTTCAAAAAATGGTTTAGGGGAATTGTTCACAAATACCTTGCCTCAAATGGAAATATTCGTACGCTTTTTTAATACGTCTCCTAATATATCATCAATAGATGTTTATATTGATGATATATTAGCCTTTAGTAATATTAAATATAAGGAGTATTCAATTTACGTCCCTTTAATTACCGGAGAACATAAAATCTCTATATTTTTATCTAGAGATAATAAGCTTCCAATAGCATCTAAAATAATTGAACTATCGCCTCATTCTATTTACACTATAGCTATAATAAACAAATTAAATGTATTAGATTTAATCCCTATAATAGATGGAAATAAATCCTATAGCTTTGGAACTGCCTTTTTTAGATTCATCCATCTATCACCGGAAGCACCACTACTTAATCTTGTTAATAAGAAAGACAAGAAATTATTTAAGTATATAGAATTTGAAGAAAGTACTGGATATTTACCATTGACACCAGGAAAATACAACTTTACTATTAGTTCTTCAACAAATAATGTTATTTATCTTAGAGTTCAACCAATAAATTTAATTGCAAATAATTTTTATACACTTTATGTAGTTGGACTGCTCAATAACTGCCCCAAAATGGAGACATTTATCGTGAAAGATGGTTTGTAA
- a CDS encoding aminotransferase class V-fold PLP-dependent enzyme, with the protein MFPEDERIRNKFIGVNSEIMLFNGKKANFINFDNAATTPAFKRASQYLNNFLPWYGSVGRGAGYKSQISTDLFEGSRKKILEFFSLKDRDDYEVIYVKNATEGINKLASRLITSEDDLVITTRMEHHSNDLPWRGKCKLEYIDVNEYGKISLDDLEEKLIENMGRFRFLTITGASNVTGYINPINKIAKLVHRYGGRIIVDGAQLVPHRKINMAGARAGEEIDYLVFSAHKIYAPFGVGVIIGKKDGLIHGEPELKGGGTVELVTDDKVIWKETEGKDEAGTPNILGIAALLGALEEVCDIGYETIERREEVLLKNLFEGLRSIKRVRVYGIPIVQNDRLGIGIFNMIGINHTELAQLLSTLSGISTRNGCFCAQPYVQRLLGIPKSEIQKHLENPKMIKDGMVRVSFGVYNTLDELWTFLNTMEYISKRY; encoded by the coding sequence ATGTTTCCTGAGGATGAGAGAATAAGAAATAAATTTATAGGGGTAAACTCTGAAATAATGCTTTTCAATGGAAAAAAAGCAAATTTCATTAATTTTGATAATGCAGCTACTACCCCAGCATTTAAAAGAGCATCACAGTATTTGAATAATTTTTTGCCCTGGTATGGAAGCGTTGGAAGAGGGGCAGGATATAAATCTCAAATTAGTACAGACTTATTTGAAGGGTCAAGGAAAAAAATACTAGAATTTTTCTCTCTTAAAGATAGAGATGATTACGAAGTTATATATGTTAAAAATGCCACAGAAGGTATAAATAAGTTGGCTAGTAGACTAATAACTTCTGAGGATGATTTAGTTATAACAACAAGAATGGAGCATCACTCAAATGATTTACCTTGGAGAGGAAAATGCAAGCTAGAATATATTGATGTAAATGAATATGGAAAGATATCCTTAGATGATTTAGAAGAAAAGTTAATAGAGAATATGGGTAGGTTTAGGTTTCTTACAATTACTGGTGCATCTAATGTTACTGGATATATAAATCCTATAAATAAAATAGCAAAGTTAGTGCATAGGTATGGAGGACGCATAATAGTTGATGGAGCTCAATTAGTACCTCATAGAAAAATAAACATGGCAGGGGCAAGAGCTGGGGAAGAAATAGATTACCTTGTTTTTTCTGCCCATAAAATATATGCACCATTTGGAGTAGGAGTTATTATTGGAAAGAAAGATGGTTTAATCCATGGAGAACCTGAACTAAAAGGTGGAGGAACGGTTGAGTTAGTTACAGATGATAAAGTTATTTGGAAAGAGACTGAGGGAAAAGATGAAGCTGGAACACCAAATATATTGGGAATTGCAGCATTACTTGGAGCCTTGGAGGAAGTTTGCGATATAGGTTATGAAACCATAGAGAGAAGAGAAGAAGTATTATTGAAAAATCTGTTTGAAGGACTAAGAAGTATAAAAAGAGTAAGAGTATATGGTATTCCTATTGTTCAAAACGATAGGCTGGGTATAGGCATATTTAATATGATTGGAATAAATCATACTGAATTAGCACAACTATTATCTACCCTAAGTGGAATATCAACCAGAAATGGATGTTTTTGTGCACAACCATATGTTCAGAGACTTCTTGGAATACCTAAATCAGAAATTCAGAAACATTTGGAAAACCCTAAAATGATAAAGGATGGAATGGTTAGGGTTAGCTTTGGAGTATATAATACGTTAGATGAACTTTGGACATTCCTTAATACTATGGAATATATATCAAAACGATATTAA
- a CDS encoding 6-phosphofructokinase, with translation MSNCIIAQSGGPTSVINSSVVGLIEANKEFKAFDNVYGGLNGIEGILEKNIVNLSDIPQDQLDLFKYTPSSGLGSCRYKLKDHSTSPEEYEKLMTILKELDITAFFYVGGNDSMDTTNKLTAYGKEFGIDIKFIGIPKTIDNDLMCTDHTPGFGSAGKFIATTTLETFYDSSVYINNGIFILETMGRDTGWLAASAALAQKNGKPVADFIYLPEKTFSLYKFLEDVKKKFEENNKVYIVASEGLVNENGEFLSLINGIKSLDRFGHAQLGGVGNYLRAQIIKAGITDRVKALELGVLQRCSMHSASQTDIDESYQVGYDALRYSLENESGFMVAIKRESNSPYTYSTFTVPTTEIANKVKYFPKEWINDAGNHITEEAIEYLRPLIAGDPNFTLENFLPKFKVFNQK, from the coding sequence ATGTCTAATTGTATTATTGCACAATCCGGAGGTCCAACCTCTGTTATAAATTCAAGTGTTGTAGGGTTAATTGAGGCAAATAAAGAGTTTAAAGCCTTTGATAATGTATATGGCGGATTAAATGGTATTGAAGGAATTTTAGAGAAAAACATTGTGAATTTAAGTGATATACCTCAAGACCAATTAGATTTATTTAAATACACACCATCTTCTGGATTAGGTTCTTGCAGATATAAATTAAAGGATCACTCAACCTCCCCTGAAGAATATGAAAAGTTAATGACTATATTAAAAGAATTAGATATCACTGCATTCTTCTATGTAGGTGGTAATGATTCAATGGATACTACAAACAAATTGACTGCCTACGGAAAAGAATTTGGAATAGATATTAAGTTCATCGGAATTCCGAAGACTATTGATAATGATCTTATGTGTACGGATCATACACCTGGTTTCGGTTCGGCAGGTAAGTTTATTGCAACAACAACATTAGAGACTTTTTACGACTCTTCTGTTTATATAAATAATGGTATTTTTATATTGGAAACAATGGGTAGGGATACTGGATGGCTTGCTGCTTCAGCTGCATTAGCTCAAAAGAACGGAAAACCTGTTGCAGATTTTATATATCTTCCTGAAAAAACATTTTCTTTATATAAATTTTTAGAAGATGTGAAGAAAAAATTTGAAGAAAATAATAAAGTTTACATAGTAGCTTCTGAAGGACTTGTTAATGAGAACGGTGAATTCCTTTCATTAATTAATGGAATTAAATCCCTCGATAGATTTGGACACGCTCAACTTGGTGGTGTTGGAAATTATCTTAGAGCTCAAATAATAAAAGCTGGAATAACAGACAGGGTAAAAGCTTTAGAATTAGGAGTTCTTCAAAGATGTTCAATGCACTCAGCATCTCAAACAGACATAGATGAATCTTACCAAGTTGGTTATGATGCATTAAGATATTCCTTAGAAAACGAGTCAGGATTTATGGTTGCTATAAAAAGAGAATCAAATTCTCCTTATACATATTCAACCTTTACCGTACCAACTACTGAAATAGCTAATAAGGTTAAGTATTTCCCTAAAGAATGGATTAATGATGCTGGAAATCATATAACTGAGGAAGCTATTGAATACTTAAGACCATTAATAGCTGGAGATCCAAATTTTACATTAGAAAACTTTCTACCAAAATTTAAGGTCTTCAACCAAAAATAA
- a CDS encoding Fur family transcriptional regulator → MKYEELLKEKKMKITKGRMAILNILEENNKSLTAEEIYSLLGEQDKDVNLSTVYRTLELFDDKDIVDKLFLPEGCYGYSLKRDDHKHLLKCDMCSKEVLVPCPIKQIQEIINSEAGFKITEHSIKLHGICDECNKKNK, encoded by the coding sequence ATGAAATATGAAGAACTATTAAAAGAAAAGAAAATGAAAATAACAAAGGGTAGAATGGCAATTTTAAATATACTCGAAGAAAATAATAAAAGTTTAACTGCAGAAGAGATATATTCATTATTAGGTGAACAGGATAAGGATGTTAATCTATCAACAGTTTATAGAACCTTGGAGCTTTTTGATGATAAAGATATAGTTGATAAACTTTTCTTACCGGAAGGGTGTTATGGATATTCTTTAAAGAGAGACGACCATAAACATTTGTTAAAGTGTGACATGTGCAGCAAAGAAGTTCTTGTTCCATGTCCTATTAAACAAATTCAAGAAATAATAAATTCGGAAGCAGGTTTCAAGATAACAGAACATTCAATTAAGTTACATGGAATTTGTGATGAATGTAATAAGAAAAATAAGTAA
- a CDS encoding manganese efflux pump MntP, which yields MIGVVIIALALAMDAFGVALSIGINCAVKRKNKVYFAISFGFFQFLLSLIGAIGGYYFNNYIANIPNIIGGAIIAVVGVLMIKEGMQQKDECILLNPKMYFVLGISVSIDALVVGFTALHDTINPLVVILYTSIIGITTLFLSLLSFYISRYAKRISFIAKYADYIGGIILMIFGFKMMFL from the coding sequence ATGATAGGAGTAGTTATTATTGCATTGGCTTTAGCTATGGATGCCTTTGGTGTTGCACTAAGTATAGGCATTAATTGTGCTGTTAAACGAAAAAATAAGGTGTATTTTGCAATTTCATTTGGATTTTTTCAATTTTTATTATCTCTTATAGGTGCAATAGGAGGATATTATTTTAATAATTATATAGCAAATATACCTAATATAATAGGGGGAGCTATAATTGCAGTTGTTGGAGTTTTAATGATAAAAGAAGGTATGCAGCAAAAGGATGAGTGTATACTATTAAACCCCAAAATGTATTTTGTACTAGGCATATCTGTAAGCATTGATGCCTTAGTTGTTGGGTTTACAGCATTACATGACACGATAAATCCACTAGTTGTAATTTTATATACCAGCATTATTGGGATTACTACGCTATTTTTAAGTTTATTATCTTTTTATATATCGAGATATGCTAAAAGAATAAGCTTCATAGCTAAATATGCTGACTATATAGGTGGAATTATATTGATGATTTTCGGATTTAAAATGATGTTTTTATAA